In Necator americanus strain Aroian chromosome IV, whole genome shotgun sequence, the following proteins share a genomic window:
- a CDS encoding hypothetical protein (NECATOR_CHRIV.G16989.T1), with protein sequence MLSRLFIVLLSYVSISYAINCYQGVVYNSTAVPTDQLSCPIVAYCTKITAFIPVSLSTYGCDQSASLCKTSGCYDNQNGGKTCCCATDFCNLSNSNLVGLVTVIAPLLLVLLLARYI encoded by the exons ATGCTTTCACGATTATTTATTGTGTTGCTAAGCTACGTTTCGATCAGCTACGCCATAAACTGTTATCAAG GGGTTGTCTACAATAGCACTGCAGTGCCAACGGATCAACTGTCATGTCCTATAGTAGCGTATTGCACgaa aatcaCTGCATTCATTCCCGTGTCGCTTAGCACATATGGTTGCGATCAGTCGGCCAGCTTATGCAAG ACATCTGGCTGTTATGACAATCAAAATGGTGGGAAAACGTGCTGTTGCGCCACAGATTTTTGTAATCTCTCAAATTCGAATCTGGTCGGATTGGTTACTGTAATCGCTCCACTGTTACTCGTATTGCTTTTGGCCAGATACATATAA